The following nucleotide sequence is from Bactrocera oleae isolate idBacOlea1 chromosome 2, idBacOlea1, whole genome shotgun sequence.
TATGTCGCCTTGCCAGTATTGCTTCACGTCACAGAAAGGTTTAGaatgaaatatatttccaaCTACTatactacaaaatattattgaaaatcattttacAACTTTAGGTTTAATTGTATAGAACTAGATTTTCAAGtccattaaaaaaatacatttttccttagagctataaataaaattacactcaATACCGGTAAAGAAATTCTttagtaaaacttttaaatcGCGATCCGTTTATCAAGAGCGTTTAGAGAGTGTTTTTTAAATCGTGTACACAGTTTTGAAGTAAATGAACCATTGTATactattacattttatttgttaGAGTCACTTTTTAGCATTAAAAACTGTATAAAAGATTCTATTAGGTTTCACTGCTTATTTAATTCTTCGCGTAATTCGGATTGGTAAGGCCAAGGTGATAgcaaaggttaaaaaaaattactgtccCAGTTCGATTCAAtttaaatatactcgtatatgtatgttcTTTGTAAACACCAACTTGGTGCCAAGATAATTGAcatcaatataattttaacacTTATTATGTTATCTGTAGTTCAGTACAAAGTAAAACGTGTTGACATGgatgttttatatacatatatggctaCTACATATTGTTTGCTGTATCAAATTGGTTAGTAGTTAGTGAACCCAATCGCAAAAATTCACTGTTTATTTGGCGGAAAGATGAAATTTCCCTTAGCCTAGTTCAGCGTTAGCCCGATTCGCTTTGTTTTAACGAGAGAAagcaatgtacatatattgagtaaaataatataaataaaggtTGTAAATGTTATTAACTCACTTTGCATCATTAATGTTGTCTAGGTTGTCCTTATTCTCTATTATTCCAGAAAGTAGACTGATAACTTCCGAACGATTCAGGCTATTCAATACGGATGAATTTACAATAGTGTTAAGTCCGAAACGCCTGACAGCGAGTATTGTACAATTCACTAGTAGTTCGGTATCCACGATGTCCGACATTTTTGACATTTAACCGTACCTTTACCGCACAACTAAATACTTCGCCTTTtaactacatatatacttgtatgtatatgtatatagaaatgcaCACAGTAAACGGCATTTTGAAAGTTCTATAACCTTTCTTTTCATTTGTATAAGTAGGATAActgttatttttatgtaaagtgTAAAAGTGAATAAACCAATATACAGTGAAATTCCTCAAAACCGGACACCCACCGTCGTGGTGGTTTTGACCGGCTATAGGAACTGTCAACATATGAGGGCGTGGCAAAActaatgtttaaaatatatttttatagtcaCAAAAAACAACAGAAGTTGTAATTTATGAAAGCtgtatattttacaaaactatTTGTCTTTAGGaaagataaatatataagttCACGAAACGATTTaccaaaatgaaaaatgaatcaACTCTTTTCAATAGAGGTGATCAAAAGCTTTAGACCCGAAGCCACTCGACAACAACATCAATAAATAATCTAAGATCCTATAGCCTAATTCTTCTATTATTTTAAGTGTACTGTACTAGAAAGTTTGCTGCTAATCACGTATCGACCAATTATCTCAGTCGAATTGCAGGTGTCATTGAAAAAGTGCAGTAACTTCTGAAAATACAGGTTAATGCAGTTATTTCTAAATGTCTAcacataagtatacatatgttcatacttatcaaattaaaatatggGCGTCGGAGGTAAGTTTGCGTGGatgttttattttctatttaacttttattttctcCACTAACTTTGTTTCTCACTTTTGGGTAAATTTTCACTCTTATACGGTTTTGTTCTTTAAAATCCTTCGTTTGTTTTGTCCTTACTTtcgttacaaaaaaaatattttataatataagtcattataaaaaacatttcgtacttatacatttatgtatagaacatattctataaaatatacagtTATACAGGTACACATGGttaatataactaaaaaattgtattgcttGAAAACCGTACTTGTACTcttatattgtatttacatatatttggacgttacattaaaaaattcaagtagatatttaacaaaaaagcgATTTTGCAATTCTTGGGCATTCATATCACTTTTTGAGTTTTCTACTGTGTATTGtgctaataaaaagaaaattaaaaattaatttctaatactTAATAACCAAACAGGATAATAAGGCGCTGTTAGATGACATGTCTATCGTTAGTCTTAAATCTTTGAcaatttcatattaaataagTCTTCTATTCATTGTTGACAGAATAATGATACCAAAGTTTATGATTTGATGATAAAAAACAGCGAGAGCAGAGCAACATGCATTGCTCTCGAGCACCAATTTCTTAGGAATATGTGCGCACAAAAAACACAattgtaaatacataaatacaatatatacctatgtatggtACGTATGTACTTCAGTATTTATGGAGTAGTCTGCAAGGTGCGTTggcgtaaatttttaaattttgctactttattattttaaaaacttcaacTTCGATAAAATTTTTAGCCATATTTTAGCGGTTTCATCATAAAATCTCTCTTTTATcaactttattattatatgtgtatattttgtatTCGATTTGTGACACTAACTAATATTGttctatacatatacctatgtacacaTTTGTAAATACATCACATAATTCACGTTAGAGATTGTATTAATGAATTTATTCGagtacaaatataaaagttgcaCAATTTTTTCTCGAGCAATTAACTTTTTGCTTAacagaaattgaaatttgataAATGGTATGCATTTTCTGAATGCGGCACAAACGAGTGTCTGTCAAACTTTAACTTTCTACTGAACTTCGCAAATTCGTATTCGTGAGTTCTGACTCTGCTAAAACCTGTGGTCACGCCAATCATAATGGGGCTGTTGTTGAGCCACCTTTTTatgttcatttttattttactcttgCACATCCCTTAATTCAATGTTGTATTGGCTGAATTTGTTCTCCAGAGTCGAGAGTTTGACTttctatactcttgcaacatgttgctacagagtataatagttttgttcacctaatgtcGTTTtgatcacctaaaactaatcgagatagatataggtttatataaatattaatgattGTGACGAaagtctgtctgtccgtcaatctgtctgtgcaagctgtaacttaaatatatattaaaatatcgtGATAAAACTTGGTATGCGTATTCATTTGCAAAAATATGGGGTTCATAGATGgctgtaatcggaccactgccacatccacaaaacgccattaatcctataaattgccataactaagccgcaaactAAGATCcaaaattgtaattgaaatttgcttaaaagtgggcgtggcaccgcccctCATAGGTTTAATGCATATATCTCCcgaaccattcaagctatatcgcTCAAAATTACGCACGACAAATTATTTCGACAACTCTAACGATAGTGTGAAACCtggcgaaatcggatgataaccacctCCAATCCtcatataatggttttgttaaaaactactaaaagtgcgagtAATCAACAACTTAATGCGTCAGAtacattaaattgaaaatcaaGGATGAAACAatagggctttataggagccagtGTTAAAATAAGTCGGTggacgtggcacagcccacatttaggtgaaaacccatatttcaGGATCTACTCAAccgatatcaaccaaatttggtaagtAATATTGTTTTGACCATCCTATGTTAGAAAGCgaaaatcgaactacaaccacgcctacttcccttaTAACGCAACTTTAAATCTATCAGATTTTTTCActtacaaatcaagcaccagtTAATTTATTGGGATAgcactttgcacgaatagtgcgtTTTAGGTATGCCCCTTCGAATCTAAATATAGTCAAAACCGGACCATAACTAATCAAGCCCTCAGGTACCGAAAATGTGCACcccgctcacaacgtactgagtcaatcaatcgaaaaactgtcaaagacaaacttttagcgcgaataaacacgttttcagcgccgtatagtatgacatccacgtaacactagtactatggacaataacgctatctcttagataaaaaccgaacgaactttttacttgacctaatactttagtttaatgccgaaaatatgtaaaattatattagacTATTATGTTATTCTAaccaactttattatattaatggtttagccCTGAACATGTTTGaagtctagaccttggtcttaatctcatatcTCTAATATCATGAATTGCGATCTGCTAGTTGACGTTTCGCACAtctactcaatatattaaatatagcctttcggttaagtttatgtcagatatatcccTTTTGAGAATGATTTTAGTTTAactttcgctgacgggaagtaaaatataaatataaaactaactgagtctatgacttataatataacttaataaaataccaaatttgatcgtaattcattcacgatttcatcgaataatgaatgttgaattctttcgcaaaatttttaatatgaagttttgtcAACCCCTGGATATATGCTCCCGTTTTATCCTTggaagttgcaaaagtatgaaatgttgGGTTACACCCGACATttggccttccttacttgttatatctTGCAAATGCTTCAGAAACACCACAAACATTTTCATCCTTATATCTTTATTGTTCTTGTGCGCACATAACCTGTTAAGAGAATGCCCGACTACTCGTTGGGAATTTTCGAACGAGCTTCCTATCTATTTACTTTTATAGGAACTTTTTCCATAAACCGGAGAACATACAACACATCTCTCATCTATGTATCTGACATGTGTTCTATGCACTTACCCTTAGATTATCAACTGGTTGTTTTGTGCTTTCACAAGGAAAAAGGAATGTTCCgataaataactgtaaaaattCTAGTTGGGcatttacgtatatatttatataatatatagtataaatgtatatatttcaaacaGGAGTATATTTTTTTGAGCAGAGTACATGACcttggatatataatatattgtacatatttatatttacactcacacacgcatgtatgtatgcataagttGCTAGCTCTCTGAAATGATGAATGACCTGTAGATGATGGCAAACGTCAGAATATTGACGTAGAAACATTATCTTATTTATGTTAACATTTTTCTGCAACAACAGGTGCGAAAAATATGTACGTAGAACAAATAAACTGACGTCTAACCGACTAATAAATGGGTGAATTTGTCAATGTTTTCAACGGCTCTTACTTTGCCCTATCTACTATTAGTTTTCCAGAGTGTCTTTTTTATGTGTTATTGCTATAAGAATCAAGAGCATTCgctaataaaaatgcaataactcTGACTTAATACGTCGgcaacttaaattttaattactacGTTAAAGCCGATATAGAAAATTGTTTTAGCTTCCGTATACGGAATATGAAGATCTCTGTGCCTTCGGTTTGAATTAACCTTGAGATATGAGGGGGATAAGAGGTTTAGACCAATTCTATTCATATTCAGCACTAAACCccaaaatgtttaagaaaataacataaacggtgtaaagtcagaaATCACTATATATATAGAGTCCATTGAGGGCAAAGGAAAGTCTGGACTGATTGTTTTAACTTTTGACAATATTCAAAagcaatttcataaatttataattcatacactgaccgacatattcggtccttttagtagttttcaacattacTGTTATATAAAGAGTGGGGTGTTATCATCCGATGTCACCCATTTTTCGGCCAAAATTCGGTTCTCCGGTGACTACTGTAAGAGCTCTTCGCACAAAACACGATATTCTCAGATGAGGCCTGTTTCTGGTAGCATGTCTTCATTTCCACTATTGgggttttatttcattttaacattacGTCGTTCTTATTGGAGAccctttataaaaatttcaaacatccGTTTGATTTTgtaccgaatatatcggtcaatatgtaaaatggCTTAGCAATATTAGGTGAacgtttaatatttaatttactatagtttaatgccgaaaattgaACAACGAAATACCACACCGCTACATCACTTTTgtcaaatttggtttgatacgggcgatCAGTACGGAAGGGAGAAATGTCGGTGACGGTTTGTGCTATTAAGCAGAGAAAATTTGGTGATTATTTTACCAACCcaaaaatgcttttaaagtGCATTAAGACATCATTTTTTATCTAGTACTGTAGTTTTTAGTACTATACACAGCTGATGGATTGATAAGACTAAAATGTTCACATAATAACGAACTTAAGAGTTTTTTGGGAATCTTCTAAGGTTATTGTTTATTAGTCGGTAAGAATGCATTTACAAATAGTACGGCTATTAGAATGGAAGATAGCGAACCATGGAAAACgatttataaatataagcaaTAAAAGGGAGAATTCTTTTCGAAAAGTTTACAAAGAGTTTTGGTCGCCCAAGCTTATAAATAAACCTCCTTATGAGCATTTTACACAAGTTGGCGATCCAGTTTTGCGCACAAAAGCTGCAGAAGTGCCTGGAGAACTAGTTAACAGTAAAGAGGTAGAACATATTGTTGAAAAAATGATCAAAGTATTACGAAAGTTCGATTGCGTTGGCGTTGCAGCACCACAAATTGGAATTTCGCTTCGTATCATTGTGATGGAGTTTCGGGATGGGTTAAAAGACATATTGCCAAAACCTGTTTACGAAGCAAGGAAAATGTGTACACTACCACTAACagtaatatatgaaataatcttaaacatttcaattattgttttatttactaggtTGTAATAAATCCCACATTGACTGTAACAAACTACGAAAAGCATAAACATCCAGAAGGTTGTATGAGCGTTCGAGGTTATTCAGCAGAAGTAGAACGATTTCATTCTGTTCTGTTAAAAGGAAAAAATCTCAAAGGCATAGAAAATGAAGTTGAGTTAAGTGGTTGGAACGCAAGAATAGCGCAACATGAAATGGATCACTTGGACGGAAAGCTTTACATCGACCGCATGGATAGTTCAACTTTTATTTGTACATGTTGGGAGACAGTTAatgttaaaagtgggcgtgttgAGATAcctttttataaataagtttagtaaatgtatagtttaggtcccccaactaaggaggcctcaaaaataatatttttttttaattgtctcGAGCGGAAAGTcaattttttcgttaatttatgtatatatttacaaatgtatttaaagcactttgcacatatttttcaagttacttagttgttgttgttgttgtagcggcaaaatcatgaaaaaatcgaaagtgaaagaatccgatggaatttataattttgttttataaggaataggcgtggttgttgccCCATTTCGTTCATATTTACACCCTAATAAAGGTATGTCCGGATAAAGTTGcgcatcgaatttggttgaaattggtataGTAGGTCCTGGGAGAAATTTCACCAAAACGTGGGCGGTGCCTCGCCAACTGTACAATTTTGAACCAATTAAGAACTGTTTACAGTTATTAGTTAAAAGCTTTGAAGTATTtgcaattaaaacaattttgtttttaatttgtttaaagtataaaatctattaattttaaagtcaCATAATAAATACAGCTTTGAAATACTTAGTTTTCCCGTAAccgtataattaatttttataattattttcgcttCGTTTTCATTGATTTGAGCCATTTTGCATTGTTACGATTGAGAGCTCATACAGTACCACTTCCCTCTATTATCCTTTTGTAATGGCTTCATCGCATTCGGTTCTCATATAGCCCGGAATATAGCAAAGCACTTATGAATGGTTTCttcactaaataaaaaaacaataataaaaaataaataagtaaatgaattttaagaatacaataattgaaatttctaattttttttaaaaatgaacaaTCTGCCTTAATCTTGATCACAAACCCCAATCGATCCAACAACTCAcagtaatattatatgtatattgatggttttaccattttttatttAGCCGATGAAATAATTCCTTCTGAATCCTTCTGATACAAAAGTGCGCTGAAActcgttattattatttttgatcaGTGTTagattttcttttgaatttcgaaCACGTTGTCGTTTTGAACGCTGTTCAAAAAACACGACAGAAACCTCGAACactgtttatttttgaaaattcatgaCGTTATATaggattattatatatattaattaactcATCCAATTTAGTTGTACGGCctcaaaacttgaaaattttacgATGTTTTCTGGCGTTACTGACTCTTGTGGCTTTCCTGAAGAGGGTGGATAACTAGTACTTGACTTTTGAGGATGCTGAAGCAGTTTTGACGTAACACTTACCAAGCTATTGCTTCGCATCAACAGTGTTTTCCCTATCAGGAAACAAAGTTTATTGCAAAAACGAAATTCCCTTTTCAATCAAGTGTAAATTCTCAGATATTCTTTGATGATCAAATGTAATTATTTCTTTTGATTGAAAACTTAGTTCAAAATGAACGCAAGAGCATTTTAACattgcatgcatatatatttattatatatatatatatatatataatttattttatagtacAAATGGTCATCTCATCGACAAGCTGATAAGAAATTTTGGCTCCCACCTAGAATAATCCTTCAATTTCTCCAGTTTCAGTGTTCAAATCAATGTCGTATATTGCAGGACGAGTTGAAAGTCCAGGCATTTTAGAGATTTCTCCACACATAGCAACAATAAACCCAGCTCCTGCTGAAACGTACACATCTTGAACAGTCAGAGTGAATCCTTTAGGCGCTCCCTTAATGGCGGCATCGCCAGTTAATGAGCCGGAAGTTTTAGACATGCATACCGGTAAAGTGCCGAAACccttgaaaataattagagatAATTACAGACAAATATAaggtattttaaataatacaattattttactTACAGCAGCATTCAGTTTTTTCAAAGAATCCACAGCTTTTTGAGTTAACTCAACTTTCGCCGCTCCATACATGTTTTGTGCAATTATGTTCATTTTAGCCTCCAGATGTAAATGGAtatcatataataatttaaatccaTTTGGACCTTCACACGCCTTTATCACTGCATCGGCAAGCTCGGCAGCACCTTCACCTCCATCGCTCCAATGCGTACAAAGAACAGCTGCAAAAGCACCGGCTTTCAAAGCGGCTTGCTTTATGAGATTGTGTTCAGTATCCGTGTCGGACCTAACAAtgcacatacattttttatataattttaattggcATATTTAATCAGATGGTATAACATACGTGTGGCGATTAATGGCTACTATAACTGGAAAACCGAATTTCTGACCATTGGAAATGTGTTGAAGAAGGTTAGGTAAACCTTTCTCAAGCAATTCCAAATTTTCTTCGGTATATTGTTTATTGAGCGGAGCTCCTGGGGTGACTGCAGCTCCACCACCATGCATTTTCAGAGCACGAACTGTAGCTACTAGCACCATTGCATTTGGTTTGAGACCGGAAGAACGACATTTGACGTTACAGAACTTTTCCATGCCGATATCAGAACCAAAACCAGCTTCTGTACATACGAAACCTTTTTCACCCACCAATTTCAGGCCGATTCTGTCAGCAACAATTGAGGAACATCCATGCGCAATATTTGCAAATGGACCAGTGTGTACCAGAACAGGTGTGCCTTCTAAGGTTTGCATTAAAGTAGGCTCCAAAGCATCCTTCAGCAGAACGGTTAGTGCACCAGTAACGCCTAGATCATCGGCAGTGACAGGTCTACCCTTGCGATCGAATGCCACTACCATGTTTGCTAGCCGCTCCTTCATATCCTTCATGTCTGCAGCAAGTGCCAGCACAGCCATTATTTCACTAGCAACTGAGATGGCAAACGAAGATTTACGAGTAAAATTCTTTTCGGAGGGCGATTGACCAATTGTTACTTCACGTAAATACCGATCGTTAATATCAATGACGCGTTCCCACATAATCGTGTCGGTATCGATATCCAAACGTGCAAACCGGCTTTGTTCTTCTGGTGTTAAAGAATCAGGATCGGTTTTCGAAATCCCCAATCGCTGTAAACGGCGTAGttgtattttcgaaaatttacgCTGACCTTTAATTCGTGGTACTAGCCGATCGTACAGCGATTGATCTTTTTGGGTATTTTCATGGAAAATACGGGTATCCAATTGGGCGGCAAGCAAGTTATTGGCTGCCGAAACAGCATGGATATCACCAgttaaatgcaaattaaattcATCCATCGGAATGACTTGTGCATAGCCACCGCCTGCAGCTCCACCCTTAATTCCAAAGGTGGGTCCTTGTGAAGGTTGTCTCATGCAAGCAATTGCGTTACGTCCCTTATGGGCACAAAGTGCTTGAACAAGACCAATCAATGTTGTACTTTTACCTTCACCCAGAGGAGTGGGTGTAatactaacaaaaataaaaataaaaacaaaaacttttacaaaaattaaaatttgtaaggGGAAATAAAATACTAACCCGGCTACCACTATGTAGGAACCATCAGAACGACTCTTCAAACGATCTACCGTACTCAAAGatattttcgcttttttatCTCCATAAAGAGAAACCTCTCTACCTATCAACCCAATCTCTTTAGCCAATTTGGAGATATGTTTGGGTTTTTGGGATCTTGCAATAATGATGTCTctgtaagcatatatgtatacataaggtGTTACAGTAATACAATttccaaaaaaccaaaaacacctACGATGGCACAGGTCTAACTTTAACAAAGGTAAGCGGTGCCAAATCCCATGTGGCATGTACTAGTTTTTCAGCAGCCGACAAAGCCGAACGAACAGTGTTTTTCAGAAGCATGGCTACAGTCATAGGTCCAACGCCGCCAGGAACTGGAGTAATAAATGAAGCTACTTGTTTTGCCTCGTCAAAAAGAACATCACCAACCAGCCGCGAGCCTCCTTGTTTGGTAGAATCTGAAACATTTACAACATTTACTTCACTTGATTAAGAGCAGATTATTATTGAAAAGTTCATAAATTATGGAGTCACGAGGAGTTGCTTACGTAAATACTGACCCGGGGGCCAAACAACTTGAACTGATAACAAATTAGACTAGTCTCCCAGGGAAAACATACCGTATGTGTTGAAGTGATTTTAAATCTATAGAgtatttataaaatgaaatgtaaacgtgcatacatatgtgatgATATGCGTATTGtgaaagactttttttttaaaatagatcTAATGTAATGACCAGAATaacaaaataacagaaaatatttaaaaaaaaaagaaaaaatatgatttgCAATTAGCTCtaacattatataatttttttaaactaataatGGTTAAATATAATTCTCACCTTATTTCTAGTAGATAGTTTATATAtgggaaaagtaaaataatttaggacgattgaaattgaaagtaaagtgcttgttcaggaggcgtttttcaaaaaaaaaaaaaaaacaacttgtaAAATAACGGACactctaatatacatacatatacgaattTATTTACCTGGTTTTACATTAATGCCACAGTCAATAACAACAGCTCCTGGTTTGATCCAGCTACCCTTTACCAGTTCCGGCACACCAATGGCAACGACTAGAATGTCGGCGTTTAGGCActggaataaatattttataaatataccatTACATTACTTAAATATCTGACGAATTTCGACTACAGGAGAAACGCAAGTACAAGTAAAACAATTTTCCTTtactgataaaaaaatatttaaatctttgaatgtaatttcaaaatattattttgttcgaATATACTCACAATTTGTTCAAGGTTTTTGGTTTTGGAGTGGCAAACGGTCACTGTGGCGT
It contains:
- the pug gene encoding C-1-tetrahydrofolate synthase, cytoplasmic isoform X3, with translation MPHGLLLQIVDTEIYFERSFRETLTNKMSNSAKLISGTEVANEIRASLKRQIEDVKAKLPSFTSGLRILQVGEREDSNIYIRMKMKAATEIGITVEHIKLPRSVTEVELLEKITELNLDPNVHGIIVQMPLDSEAEIDSHKITDAVCPDKDVDGLHTINEGRVSIGDLNGYLPCTPWGCIKLIKRTGVQISGAQAVVLGRSKIVGTPVSQLLKWEHATVTVCHSKTKNLEQICLNADILVVAIGVPELVKGSWIKPGAVVIDCGINVKPDSTKQGGSRLVGDVLFDEAKQVASFITPVPGGVGPMTVAMLLKNTVRSALSAAEKLVHATWDLAPLTFVKVRPVPSDIIIARSQKPKHISKLAKEIGLIGREVSLYGDKKAKISLSTVDRLKSRSDGSYIVVAGITPTPLGEGKSTTLIGLVQALCAHKGRNAIACMRQPSQGPTFGIKGGAAGGGYAQVIPMDEFNLHLTGDIHAVSAANNLLAAQLDTRIFHENTQKDQSLYDRLVPRIKGQRKFSKIQLRRLQRLGISKTDPDSLTPEEQSRFARLDIDTDTIMWERVIDINDRYLREVTIGQSPSEKNFTRKSSFAISVASEIMAVLALAADMKDMKERLANMVVAFDRKGRPVTADDLGVTGALTVLLKDALEPTLMQTLEGTPVLVHTGPFANIAHGCSSIVADRIGLKLVGEKGFVCTEAGFGSDIGMEKFCNVKCRSSGLKPNAMVLVATVRALKMHGGGAAVTPGAPLNKQYTEENLELLEKGLPNLLQHISNGQKFGFPVIVAINRHTSDTDTEHNLIKQAALKAGAFAAVLCTHWSDGGEGAAELADAVIKACEGPNGFKLLYDIHLHLEAKMNIIAQNMYGAAKVELTQKAVDSLKKLNAAGFGTLPVCMSKTSGSLTGDAAIKGAPKGFTLTVQDVYVSAGAGFIVAMCGEISKMPGLSTRPAIYDIDLNTETGEIEGLF
- the pug gene encoding C-1-tetrahydrofolate synthase, cytoplasmic isoform X5 gives rise to the protein MSNSAKLISGTEVANEIRASLKRQIEDVKAKLPSFTSGLRILQVGEREDSNIYIRMKMKAATEIGITVEHIKLPRSVTEVELLEKITELNLDPNVHGIIVQMPLDSEAEIDSHKITDAVCPDKDVDGLHTINEGRVSIGDLNGYLPCTPWGCIKLIKRTGVQISGAQAVVLGRSKIVGTPVSQLLKWEHATVTVCHSKTKNLEQICLNADILVVAIGVPELVKGSWIKPGAVVIDCGINVKPDSTKQGGSRLVGDVLFDEAKQVASFITPVPGGVGPMTVAMLLKNTVRSALSAAEKLVHATWDLAPLTFVKVRPVPSDIIIARSQKPKHISKLAKEIGLIGREVSLYGDKKAKISLSTVDRLKSRSDGSYIVVAGITPTPLGEGKSTTLIGLVQALCAHKGRNAIACMRQPSQGPTFGIKGGAAGGGYAQVIPMDEFNLHLTGDIHAVSAANNLLAAQLDTRIFHENTQKDQSLYDRLVPRIKGQRKFSKIQLRRLQRLGISKTDPDSLTPEEQSRFARLDIDTDTIMWERVIDINDRYLREVTIGQSPSEKNFTRKSSFAISVASEIMAVLALAADMKDMKERLANMVVAFDRKGRPVTADDLGVTGALTVLLKDALEPTLMQTLEGTPVLVHTGPFANIAHGCSSIVADRIGLKLVGEKGFVCTEAGFGSDIGMEKFCNVKCRSSGLKPNAMVLVATVRALKMHGGGAAVTPGAPLNKQYTEENLELLEKGLPNLLQHISNGQKFGFPVIVAINRHTSDTDTEHNLIKQAALKAGAFAAVLCTHWSDGGEGAAELADAVIKACEGPNGFKLLYDIHLHLEAKMNIIAQNMYGAAKVELTQKAVDSLKKLNAAGFGTLPVCMSKTSGSLTGDAAIKGAPKGFTLTVQDVYVSAGAGFIVAMCGEISKMPGLSTRPAIYDIDLNTETGEIEGLF